Below is a window of Sulfurisphaera ohwakuensis DNA.
CAAAGCGAATTGGGCTATGTAGTAGGAATACCTTATTCACTAGAGAGCATAAAACCGAAGATAGGATATGCAGGTGTACCTTTTCCTGGTATAGTCTTAGATACATTGGATGATGAGGGGAAGACAGTGAGAAACAAACCTGGCTATCTAGTTGCAAAAACTCCTTTTCCGACTCAATTTATAGGAATATTAAATAATGAAAAGAAATTTACAGAATATTTTGAGAAATTTGGTTTCCATGATACCGGAGATTTAGCAATATTTGATGGAACTTATATAAAGATAGTAGGAAGAGCAGACGATATGATTAAAGTTGCAGGGCATAGAATTACAAGTGGAGAAGTTGAAAGTATAATAGCTAGTATTGATGGAGTGAAAGATGTAGCAGTAGTAGGTATTCCAGACGAAATTAGAGGTGAAAAGCTGGCAATCTTTATAGTTGGAAAAGTAGATAAAGAGGAAATTAAAAGAAAAGTTCTTGATGCGTTAGGACCAATTTATGTTATTCATGATGTTTATGTCGTAGAAAAGTTACCTAAATCTAGAAGTGGTAAGACTGTAAGAAGAATTTTAAGAGATATACTTTTAAATAAGGAAATTGATGCTTCAATACTTGAAGACCCAGAAGTCGTAAAGGAGATTAAGGATGAAATTTCATGAAGACTTTAGAAATTTAGTACCAGTGACAAAAGAATACGTTTATTTAAATCATGCTGCAATATCTCCTATACCTTTACCTATATTATATGAAAGCTTGAGATATTTGTTAGATATTTCAAGATACGGTTCCTTACCTGTAAATGATGAGGAAAATGATGACTTTTATCACCTTAGAGAAAAGGTTGGGAAATTAATAAATGCAGAACCAGATACAATATCTTTTATACCAAATACTAGTTTTGGAATAAATATTATAGCTCACGGTTTAGATCTTAATGAAGGTGACGAAATAGTTACTGATAGTCTAGAATTTCCTGCAGTTACGTATCCATTTTTTAAACTTAAAAAGAAAAATATAAAGATAGTAATAGTAAAACCCAGACTAGAAAATTTTGAAGATGATTTACTTTCTAGTATAAGTAAAAAAACTAGATTAATAGCTATAAGTCATGTTAGTTTTAATACTGGAGTAAAATTAGACATAAAGAAAATTTCTAAAGAAGCTAAGTCCGTAGGTGCATACACATTAGTTGATATTATTCAAAGCGCAGGAGCAACAGAAGTAAACGTAAAAGATTTTGACATAGATTTTGCAGTTGCCGGTGGATATAAATGGTTAATGGGTCCTCAAGGTTCTGGGTTTATGTATGTAAAAAAGGGTTTGATAGAAGATCCGCCATTTTATGGATGGAGATCATCTTCTAATTATCTTGATTTTAACTCGGAGAATTTTATGTTGGAAAAAGGACCTAGAAGATTTGAGATTGGTACAATAGATGTAGCAGCTAATATAGCCTTAGCGAAGTCATGTGAAATCGTATCACAGCATAAGGATGAAATATACTCAAGAATTCAAAATCTAACGGATTTTGTAATAAAGTACGCAGAAGAGCAAGGATTAGAAGTTATAACCCCGAAAAATAAAAAAGCTGGAATAGTTATAATAAAAACAAATAATCCAAAAGAATTATCAAGAAGATTACTAGAGAAGAAAATTGTAGTATCACCTAGAGGTAATGGGGTAAGAATTTCTACTCATTTCTATAATCTAGAGGATGAAGTGAAAATTGCCATAGATGAAATTAGAAAACTAGCATTTTAAGTTAATATATAATTCTTCTAAATCTTCCATAATCCTAACTAGCATTCCATAAAGTATTATATCATCTATCTTATCAATGTTTTTAGCCATAGAAATTATATCTAAAAATTCTTGGATATTATTAGGACTTATTTTACCAGATTTTGCTAGATCCCAAATTGCTTCCTCATCTCTTTTACCTATGCACCTTTCTACTTCATTAATTACGTCTTCATATAAACCTCTTATCCCTCTCTTAACTTTTTCCTTTAATTCCTTGTTATTTATGAATTCTTCTAGGCTTACTTTTGTTCCTAACTCAACAAGTCTATAGTTATCCCAAAACACGATAAAGTATTAAAAATTTTTAAAAGAAAAGTTTGTTGACATGTCAGTTAAAATTTTTAACGGGGAATTTGATATTCCAGAAAATTCAAGGTCTTTATATATTTTAGTCATAGCAACTACAGACATAAGCTTAATCCCCGGATTAACAGTAGCTGGTACCACACCGGAATTAACACATTTTACACCTGCTGCAGATGCTGAATTTTTAATTAAGGGTAAATGCTCAGTTATAAATACTGTTCCAGTTACGCCAAATGGAATTCCTACACCAGCTATCATAACTAGGGCTTCATTAGAATTTGTAAAAATACCTAGATTAGTGGTAAATGCCGGAAGTAGAATTAAACCAAATTTACCATTAATCGATTTAGGAGGAGAACCAGGAGGTGACATTAGAAAGGGTAGTTTAAGAAAGGAAGTTGCAGAAAGAATATTAAATAATGGTGTAAGCCTTGGTGAAGAATTCTCAAATTCTTTCGACTTCCTTATTATAGGTGAATCAATACCCGCTGGAACAACAACTGCCATGGCTGTGTTAGTCGGTTTAGGTTATGATGCTCTTGATAAAGTTAGCTCAGCATCACCGGAAAATCCAAAAGAACTTAAGAAAAAAATAGTTTATGAAGCAATAAAAGATCTTCCCAGTGATTTAATGGGAAAATTAGCTAAACTTTCTGACCCTATGCTCTTAGGAGTTTCTGGTATAGCATTAGGATTTAAAGGAAAAATATTACTAGCTGGAGGTACTCAGATGACAGCAGCAGCTGCTATAATAAAAGAATTTAATAAAAATAAGCTTAAAGACATTGCAATTGGAACTACTAAATGGATAATTAACGATAGAAGTTCTGATATAATAGGCTTAGCTAAGGCAGTAGGAATTCCAATTTTAGCTGCATGGCTGGATTTTACTAATTCCAAGTTCGAGGGGCTAAAAGTTTATGAAAAAGGCTTTGTCAAAGAAGGAGTGGGTGCTGGAGGAGCGTCTATTTATGCTATGAAAAGGGGTGTTACAAATGAACAAATATTAGGGAAAGTAGAAGAAATATATCAAAGAATAACTACTAATTTAATGTAATGCAGACTGAATTTGATTTTTTGTCAATAAGAGAAAAAATAGTATTGCTCCTTAAATATTCCGAAAGACCTTTGACCGCAAAGGAGATTAAAAAGAATTTAGGAATTCAAAAGGAGAAAGAAGTATATGAACACTTATATCACATTGCAAAGTCCTCTAAACATAAAGACTATCAACTAATCGTATATTTACCCTATTGCAGAGATTGCGGATACATTTTTAACTTAGAAATTCCTAAAAAACCAAGTAAATGCCCAAGATGTAAAAGTGAAAATATAGAACCACCTAAGTTTCTAATCAGGGATAAAAAATGAGAAAAATCATATTTGTTGACATGGGAGAAACCTTAGTAAGCTTCTCACCAAAATTTCATCAGCCCATATATTATTTTCTAGTTAAAAAAGGATATAATGTATCAGAGAAAAAGGTATTCAGAACAGTATATAAGTTACTTGGAAAAGACCACTTTCCCGATCCTATTTTAGGTGGTCTAAGTGTATTAGATTATAAAGAACTTTTATCAGAACTGAATATTACTCCAAAGAAATGCTTATTAGAAGAATTAAAAAATATTCCACTATTGTCAGATAAATGGGAATTATTCGAGGACTCTGAACCCTTTCTCAAGAAATTAAAAGATGAGAATTTTAAAGTAAT
It encodes the following:
- a CDS encoding aminotransferase class V-fold PLP-dependent enzyme codes for the protein MKFHEDFRNLVPVTKEYVYLNHAAISPIPLPILYESLRYLLDISRYGSLPVNDEENDDFYHLREKVGKLINAEPDTISFIPNTSFGINIIAHGLDLNEGDEIVTDSLEFPAVTYPFFKLKKKNIKIVIVKPRLENFEDDLLSSISKKTRLIAISHVSFNTGVKLDIKKISKEAKSVGAYTLVDIIQSAGATEVNVKDFDIDFAVAGGYKWLMGPQGSGFMYVKKGLIEDPPFYGWRSSSNYLDFNSENFMLEKGPRRFEIGTIDVAANIALAKSCEIVSQHKDEIYSRIQNLTDFVIKYAEEQGLEVITPKNKKAGIVIIKTNNPKELSRRLLEKKIVVSPRGNGVRISTHFYNLEDEVKIAIDEIRKLAF
- the cobT gene encoding nicotinate mononucleotide-dependent phosphoribosyltransferase CobT, encoding MSVKIFNGEFDIPENSRSLYILVIATTDISLIPGLTVAGTTPELTHFTPAADAEFLIKGKCSVINTVPVTPNGIPTPAIITRASLEFVKIPRLVVNAGSRIKPNLPLIDLGGEPGGDIRKGSLRKEVAERILNNGVSLGEEFSNSFDFLIIGESIPAGTTTAMAVLVGLGYDALDKVSSASPENPKELKKKIVYEAIKDLPSDLMGKLAKLSDPMLLGVSGIALGFKGKILLAGGTQMTAAAAIIKEFNKNKLKDIAIGTTKWIINDRSSDIIGLAKAVGIPILAAWLDFTNSKFEGLKVYEKGFVKEGVGAGGASIYAMKRGVTNEQILGKVEEIYQRITTNLM
- a CDS encoding transcriptional regulator yields the protein MQTEFDFLSIREKIVLLLKYSERPLTAKEIKKNLGIQKEKEVYEHLYHIAKSSKHKDYQLIVYLPYCRDCGYIFNLEIPKKPSKCPRCKSENIEPPKFLIRDKK
- a CDS encoding HAD family hydrolase, with protein sequence MRKIIFVDMGETLVSFSPKFHQPIYYFLVKKGYNVSEKKVFRTVYKLLGKDHFPDPILGGLSVLDYKELLSELNITPKKCLLEELKNIPLLSDKWELFEDSEPFLKKLKDENFKVIMITNSTRSVYRIVSDLGLDKYLDDIIASCDYGIMKPHPRIFRIAIEKHGKPILHVGDVYEIDYLGAIRAGISPVLLDRFNFYEDLKVNKVKNLFQLLGLIKNH